One region of Chanodichthys erythropterus isolate Z2021 chromosome 19, ASM2448905v1, whole genome shotgun sequence genomic DNA includes:
- the asah2 gene encoding neutral ceramidase isoform X1, producing the protein MARKTVRCHLNGLEISLIVLFLLMTAVSVGLIVVLALKLDSEKQEVTPEEPTPTVNPPENSYLIGVGRADCTGPVADLPMMGYANTEQTARGIHTRLFSRAFIVDDGSKRVVFVTADIGMVSQRLRLEVFQELKAKYGDLYRQDNVVMSGTHTHSGLGGYFQYTLFMLTSKGYIKPSIQAIVSGIVRSIDIAHRNLRPGRIFINKGQLVDSNLNRSPHSYLNNPEEERNRYEFNTDKQIVIMKFTDLDGDGMGLLSWFAVHPVSMNNTNRMVSSDNLGYASYAFEQEKNIGFLPGEGPFVAGFSSSNLGDSSPNIRGPVCVNTGEKCDYLNSSCPVGGKKACIAFGPGEDMYESTRIIGENMYKKAKELYSNAKQELHGPVYGAHQWVNMTDETVPLNSTHTGRTCKPALGHSFAAGTTDGGGEFNFIQGDTDGDPFWDGIRDALVGPPSNETTDCHRPKPILFSTGEMDSPLPWHPAIVDVQIITIGSLAIVAVPGEFTTMSGRRIREAVKKELEVQESFSNAEVVVAGLCNIYTHYITTYEEYQIQRYEGASTIYGPHTLSAYIQRYRGLAKAIAHGTVGELPKGPEPPFFDEDKLFNQVKDPVADVAPVNTTFGDVLEQVNPVYKVGEVASVTFVAGNPRHSGDIRDTTFVTVELFHNNTNTWEIVHTDASWETRFHWEKGLAGRSRSKVEWHIPLTAQTGTYRIQHFGHYKQSMDNSTIIKPYVGTSDDFKVTRSFYYF; encoded by the exons ATGGCACGTAAAACTGTGCGCTGTCATCTCAATGGCCTGGAGATCTCACTCATAGTTCTCTTTCTACTGATGACAGCTGTGTCAGTGGGGCTTATTGTGGTCTTGGCCCTCAAATTGGATTCAGAAAAAC AAGAAGTGACTCCAGAGGAACCGACCCCCACAGTAAATCCTCCAGAGAACTCGTATCTGATCGGTGTGGGTCGCGCAGACTGCACCGGGCCTGTGGCTGATTTGCCTATG ATGGGTTATGCTAATACTGAGCAGACAGCGAGAGGGATCCACACACGTCTGTTCAGTAGAGCCTTCATTGTGGATGACGGCAGTAAAAGAGTGGTGTTCGTCACTGCAGACATCGGCATGGTCTCTCAGAGACTGAGGCTAGAG GTTTTTCAAGAGCTAAAGGCGAAATACGGAGACCTGTACAGACAGGACAATGTGGTCATGAGTGGCACGCACACACATTCAGGCCTGGGTGGCTATTTCCAGTACACACTCTTTATGCTCACCAGTAAAGGCTATATTAAGCCGTCTATACAAGCCATCGTCAGTGGAATAGTCAGG AGTATTGATATAGCTCATAGGAATTTGAGACCTGGGCGAATTTTCATAAATAAAGGACAACTAGTCGACAGCAACTTGAACAGAAGCCCACATTCATACTTGAACAACCCTGAGGAGGAGAGAAAcag ATATGAATTCAACACAGACAAGCAGATTGTGATCATGAAATTCACAGATCTGGATGGGGATGGCATGGGGTTGCTCAG CTGGTTTGCTGTCCATCCCGTCAGTATGAATAATACCAATCGAATGGTGAGCTCGGACAACCTTGGCTACGCCTCCTATGCCTTCGAGCAGGAGAAAAACATTGGCTTTCTACCCGGTGAG GGTCCTTTTGTTGCCGGCTTTTCCTCTAGTAATCTTGGAGATTCGTCTCCCAACATCCGCGGCCCTGTCTGTGTGAACACAGGCGAGAAGTGTGACTACCTCAACAGCTCCTGTCCCGTTGGTGGG AAAAAAGCTTGCATAGCTTTTGGACCGGGTGAGGACATGTATGAAAGCACCAGGATCATAGGAGAGAATATGTATAAAAAAGCAAAG GAGCTGTACAGCAATGCAAAGCAGGAGTTGCACGGGCCGGTTTACGGCGCACATCAGTGGGTCAACATGACCGATGAGACTGTCCCGTTAAACTCCACTCATACA GGACGGACGTGTAAACCTGCTCTTGGACACAGTTTTGCCGCAGGTACAACCGATGGAGGAGGCGAATTCAACTTCATACAAG GGGATACAGATGGAGACCCCTTCTGGGATGGCATAAGAGATGCGCTTGTGGGACCACCGTCCAATGAGACCACAGATTGTCATCGGCCTAAGCCAATCCTCTTCAGCACAGGGGAG ATGGATTCCCCCCTCCCATGGCATCCAGCCATTGTAGACGTTCAGATCATCACTATTGGCTCTTTAGCCATAGTTGCAGTCCCTGGAGAATTTAC AACCATGTCAGGGAGAAGGATACGGGAGGCAGTCAAAAAG GAGTTGGAGGTGCAAGAGTCTTTCAGTAATGCAGAGGTGGTCGTAGCTGGTCTTTGCAACATCTACACCCACTACATCACTACATACGAAGAGTATCAG ATCCAGCGATATGAAGGCGCATCCACCATTTATGGCCCTCACACTCTCTCTGCTTATATCCAGCGCTACAGAGGACTGGCCAAAGCTATTGCTCAT GGAACAGTAGGAGAGTTGCCCAAGGGTCCTGAACCCCCTTTCTTTGATGAAGACAAACTTTTTAATCAAGTGAAGGACCCCGTGGCAGATGTAGCACCAGTTAACACCACCTTTGGTGATGTCTTAGAGCAAGTTAACCCTGTCTATAAAGTG GGAGAAGTCGCATCCGTTACATTTGTTGCTGGAAACCCAAGACACTCTGGAGATATT AGAGATACGACATTTGTCACAGTGGAGCTGTTTCACAACAACACCAACACATGGGAAATAGTTCACACGGATGCATCATGGGAAACAAG GTTTCACTGGGAAAAAGGACTTGCCGGCCGGAGTCGGTCAAAAGTGGAGTGGCACATCCCGCTCACAGCACAGACAGGAACCTACCGGATTCAACACTTTGGACACTACAAACAATCCATGGATAACAGCACCATCATCAAACCATATGTGGGCACTTCTGATGACTTCAAAGTCACAAGAAGTTTTTACTACTTTTGA
- the asah2 gene encoding neutral ceramidase isoform X2 encodes MARKTVRCHLNGLEISLIVLFLLMTAVSVGLIVVLALKLDSEKQVTPEEPTPTVNPPENSYLIGVGRADCTGPVADLPMMGYANTEQTARGIHTRLFSRAFIVDDGSKRVVFVTADIGMVSQRLRLEVFQELKAKYGDLYRQDNVVMSGTHTHSGLGGYFQYTLFMLTSKGYIKPSIQAIVSGIVRSIDIAHRNLRPGRIFINKGQLVDSNLNRSPHSYLNNPEEERNRYEFNTDKQIVIMKFTDLDGDGMGLLSWFAVHPVSMNNTNRMVSSDNLGYASYAFEQEKNIGFLPGEGPFVAGFSSSNLGDSSPNIRGPVCVNTGEKCDYLNSSCPVGGKKACIAFGPGEDMYESTRIIGENMYKKAKELYSNAKQELHGPVYGAHQWVNMTDETVPLNSTHTGRTCKPALGHSFAAGTTDGGGEFNFIQGDTDGDPFWDGIRDALVGPPSNETTDCHRPKPILFSTGEMDSPLPWHPAIVDVQIITIGSLAIVAVPGEFTTMSGRRIREAVKKELEVQESFSNAEVVVAGLCNIYTHYITTYEEYQIQRYEGASTIYGPHTLSAYIQRYRGLAKAIAHGTVGELPKGPEPPFFDEDKLFNQVKDPVADVAPVNTTFGDVLEQVNPVYKVGEVASVTFVAGNPRHSGDIRDTTFVTVELFHNNTNTWEIVHTDASWETRFHWEKGLAGRSRSKVEWHIPLTAQTGTYRIQHFGHYKQSMDNSTIIKPYVGTSDDFKVTRSFYYF; translated from the exons ATGGCACGTAAAACTGTGCGCTGTCATCTCAATGGCCTGGAGATCTCACTCATAGTTCTCTTTCTACTGATGACAGCTGTGTCAGTGGGGCTTATTGTGGTCTTGGCCCTCAAATTGGATTCAGAAAAAC AAGTGACTCCAGAGGAACCGACCCCCACAGTAAATCCTCCAGAGAACTCGTATCTGATCGGTGTGGGTCGCGCAGACTGCACCGGGCCTGTGGCTGATTTGCCTATG ATGGGTTATGCTAATACTGAGCAGACAGCGAGAGGGATCCACACACGTCTGTTCAGTAGAGCCTTCATTGTGGATGACGGCAGTAAAAGAGTGGTGTTCGTCACTGCAGACATCGGCATGGTCTCTCAGAGACTGAGGCTAGAG GTTTTTCAAGAGCTAAAGGCGAAATACGGAGACCTGTACAGACAGGACAATGTGGTCATGAGTGGCACGCACACACATTCAGGCCTGGGTGGCTATTTCCAGTACACACTCTTTATGCTCACCAGTAAAGGCTATATTAAGCCGTCTATACAAGCCATCGTCAGTGGAATAGTCAGG AGTATTGATATAGCTCATAGGAATTTGAGACCTGGGCGAATTTTCATAAATAAAGGACAACTAGTCGACAGCAACTTGAACAGAAGCCCACATTCATACTTGAACAACCCTGAGGAGGAGAGAAAcag ATATGAATTCAACACAGACAAGCAGATTGTGATCATGAAATTCACAGATCTGGATGGGGATGGCATGGGGTTGCTCAG CTGGTTTGCTGTCCATCCCGTCAGTATGAATAATACCAATCGAATGGTGAGCTCGGACAACCTTGGCTACGCCTCCTATGCCTTCGAGCAGGAGAAAAACATTGGCTTTCTACCCGGTGAG GGTCCTTTTGTTGCCGGCTTTTCCTCTAGTAATCTTGGAGATTCGTCTCCCAACATCCGCGGCCCTGTCTGTGTGAACACAGGCGAGAAGTGTGACTACCTCAACAGCTCCTGTCCCGTTGGTGGG AAAAAAGCTTGCATAGCTTTTGGACCGGGTGAGGACATGTATGAAAGCACCAGGATCATAGGAGAGAATATGTATAAAAAAGCAAAG GAGCTGTACAGCAATGCAAAGCAGGAGTTGCACGGGCCGGTTTACGGCGCACATCAGTGGGTCAACATGACCGATGAGACTGTCCCGTTAAACTCCACTCATACA GGACGGACGTGTAAACCTGCTCTTGGACACAGTTTTGCCGCAGGTACAACCGATGGAGGAGGCGAATTCAACTTCATACAAG GGGATACAGATGGAGACCCCTTCTGGGATGGCATAAGAGATGCGCTTGTGGGACCACCGTCCAATGAGACCACAGATTGTCATCGGCCTAAGCCAATCCTCTTCAGCACAGGGGAG ATGGATTCCCCCCTCCCATGGCATCCAGCCATTGTAGACGTTCAGATCATCACTATTGGCTCTTTAGCCATAGTTGCAGTCCCTGGAGAATTTAC AACCATGTCAGGGAGAAGGATACGGGAGGCAGTCAAAAAG GAGTTGGAGGTGCAAGAGTCTTTCAGTAATGCAGAGGTGGTCGTAGCTGGTCTTTGCAACATCTACACCCACTACATCACTACATACGAAGAGTATCAG ATCCAGCGATATGAAGGCGCATCCACCATTTATGGCCCTCACACTCTCTCTGCTTATATCCAGCGCTACAGAGGACTGGCCAAAGCTATTGCTCAT GGAACAGTAGGAGAGTTGCCCAAGGGTCCTGAACCCCCTTTCTTTGATGAAGACAAACTTTTTAATCAAGTGAAGGACCCCGTGGCAGATGTAGCACCAGTTAACACCACCTTTGGTGATGTCTTAGAGCAAGTTAACCCTGTCTATAAAGTG GGAGAAGTCGCATCCGTTACATTTGTTGCTGGAAACCCAAGACACTCTGGAGATATT AGAGATACGACATTTGTCACAGTGGAGCTGTTTCACAACAACACCAACACATGGGAAATAGTTCACACGGATGCATCATGGGAAACAAG GTTTCACTGGGAAAAAGGACTTGCCGGCCGGAGTCGGTCAAAAGTGGAGTGGCACATCCCGCTCACAGCACAGACAGGAACCTACCGGATTCAACACTTTGGACACTACAAACAATCCATGGATAACAGCACCATCATCAAACCATATGTGGGCACTTCTGATGACTTCAAAGTCACAAGAAGTTTTTACTACTTTTGA
- the asah2 gene encoding neutral ceramidase isoform X3 translates to MARKTVRCHLNGLEISLIVLFLLMTAVSVGLIVVLALKLDSEKQEVTPEEPTPTVNPPENSYLIGVGRADCTGPVADLPMMGYANTEQTARGIHTRLFSRAFIVDDGSKRVVFVTADIGMVSQRLRLEVFQELKAKYGDLYRQDNVVMSGTHTHSGLGGYFQYTLFMLTSKGYIKPSIQAIVSGIVRSIDIAHRNLRPGRIFINKGQLVDSNLNRSPHSYLNNPEEERNRYEFNTDKQIVIMKFTDLDGDGMGLLSWFAVHPVSMNNTNRMVSSDNLGYASYAFEQEKNIGFLPGEGPFVAGFSSSNLGDSSPNIRGPVCVNTGEKCDYLNSSCPVGGKKACIAFGPGEDMYESTRIIGENMYKKAKELYSNAKQELHGPVYGAHQWVNMTDETVPLNSTHTGRTCKPALGHSFAAGTTDGGGEFNFIQGDTDGDPFWDGIRDALVGPPSNETTDCHRPKPILFSTGEMDSPLPWHPAIVDVQIITIGSLAIVAVPGEFTTMSGRRIREAVKKIQRYEGASTIYGPHTLSAYIQRYRGLAKAIAHGTVGELPKGPEPPFFDEDKLFNQVKDPVADVAPVNTTFGDVLEQVNPVYKVGEVASVTFVAGNPRHSGDIRDTTFVTVELFHNNTNTWEIVHTDASWETRFHWEKGLAGRSRSKVEWHIPLTAQTGTYRIQHFGHYKQSMDNSTIIKPYVGTSDDFKVTRSFYYF, encoded by the exons ATGGCACGTAAAACTGTGCGCTGTCATCTCAATGGCCTGGAGATCTCACTCATAGTTCTCTTTCTACTGATGACAGCTGTGTCAGTGGGGCTTATTGTGGTCTTGGCCCTCAAATTGGATTCAGAAAAAC AAGAAGTGACTCCAGAGGAACCGACCCCCACAGTAAATCCTCCAGAGAACTCGTATCTGATCGGTGTGGGTCGCGCAGACTGCACCGGGCCTGTGGCTGATTTGCCTATG ATGGGTTATGCTAATACTGAGCAGACAGCGAGAGGGATCCACACACGTCTGTTCAGTAGAGCCTTCATTGTGGATGACGGCAGTAAAAGAGTGGTGTTCGTCACTGCAGACATCGGCATGGTCTCTCAGAGACTGAGGCTAGAG GTTTTTCAAGAGCTAAAGGCGAAATACGGAGACCTGTACAGACAGGACAATGTGGTCATGAGTGGCACGCACACACATTCAGGCCTGGGTGGCTATTTCCAGTACACACTCTTTATGCTCACCAGTAAAGGCTATATTAAGCCGTCTATACAAGCCATCGTCAGTGGAATAGTCAGG AGTATTGATATAGCTCATAGGAATTTGAGACCTGGGCGAATTTTCATAAATAAAGGACAACTAGTCGACAGCAACTTGAACAGAAGCCCACATTCATACTTGAACAACCCTGAGGAGGAGAGAAAcag ATATGAATTCAACACAGACAAGCAGATTGTGATCATGAAATTCACAGATCTGGATGGGGATGGCATGGGGTTGCTCAG CTGGTTTGCTGTCCATCCCGTCAGTATGAATAATACCAATCGAATGGTGAGCTCGGACAACCTTGGCTACGCCTCCTATGCCTTCGAGCAGGAGAAAAACATTGGCTTTCTACCCGGTGAG GGTCCTTTTGTTGCCGGCTTTTCCTCTAGTAATCTTGGAGATTCGTCTCCCAACATCCGCGGCCCTGTCTGTGTGAACACAGGCGAGAAGTGTGACTACCTCAACAGCTCCTGTCCCGTTGGTGGG AAAAAAGCTTGCATAGCTTTTGGACCGGGTGAGGACATGTATGAAAGCACCAGGATCATAGGAGAGAATATGTATAAAAAAGCAAAG GAGCTGTACAGCAATGCAAAGCAGGAGTTGCACGGGCCGGTTTACGGCGCACATCAGTGGGTCAACATGACCGATGAGACTGTCCCGTTAAACTCCACTCATACA GGACGGACGTGTAAACCTGCTCTTGGACACAGTTTTGCCGCAGGTACAACCGATGGAGGAGGCGAATTCAACTTCATACAAG GGGATACAGATGGAGACCCCTTCTGGGATGGCATAAGAGATGCGCTTGTGGGACCACCGTCCAATGAGACCACAGATTGTCATCGGCCTAAGCCAATCCTCTTCAGCACAGGGGAG ATGGATTCCCCCCTCCCATGGCATCCAGCCATTGTAGACGTTCAGATCATCACTATTGGCTCTTTAGCCATAGTTGCAGTCCCTGGAGAATTTAC AACCATGTCAGGGAGAAGGATACGGGAGGCAGTCAAAAAG ATCCAGCGATATGAAGGCGCATCCACCATTTATGGCCCTCACACTCTCTCTGCTTATATCCAGCGCTACAGAGGACTGGCCAAAGCTATTGCTCAT GGAACAGTAGGAGAGTTGCCCAAGGGTCCTGAACCCCCTTTCTTTGATGAAGACAAACTTTTTAATCAAGTGAAGGACCCCGTGGCAGATGTAGCACCAGTTAACACCACCTTTGGTGATGTCTTAGAGCAAGTTAACCCTGTCTATAAAGTG GGAGAAGTCGCATCCGTTACATTTGTTGCTGGAAACCCAAGACACTCTGGAGATATT AGAGATACGACATTTGTCACAGTGGAGCTGTTTCACAACAACACCAACACATGGGAAATAGTTCACACGGATGCATCATGGGAAACAAG GTTTCACTGGGAAAAAGGACTTGCCGGCCGGAGTCGGTCAAAAGTGGAGTGGCACATCCCGCTCACAGCACAGACAGGAACCTACCGGATTCAACACTTTGGACACTACAAACAATCCATGGATAACAGCACCATCATCAAACCATATGTGGGCACTTCTGATGACTTCAAAGTCACAAGAAGTTTTTACTACTTTTGA
- the rltgr gene encoding LOW QUALITY PROTEIN: RAMP-like triterpene glycoside receptor (The sequence of the model RefSeq protein was modified relative to this genomic sequence to represent the inferred CDS: substituted 2 bases at 2 genomic stop codons), with product MYLHVLGLFSIWVTLCIWFFISSFAIFYKIFTGLLLKFPTSFFLXVGNMRALFNYTHGHIFVKYKDALTVTVLKFVXHLELIFIPEFHLCLYELCFSIIDCLK from the exons ATGTATCTGCATGTTTTAGGATTATTTTCGATATGGGTGACACTTTGTATCTGGTTCTTTATTAGTAGTTTTGCTATATTTTATAAGATATTTACAGGCTTGCTACTAAAATTTCCCACTTCATTCTTTTTGTAAGTGGGGAATATGAGAGCATTGTTTAATTA TACACATGGAcacatttttgttaaatataaagATGCCTTAACGGTGACAGTATTAAAGTTTGTGTAGCACTTAGAACTTATTTTTATACCTGAATTCCATCTCTGTTTATATGAACTTTGTTTTTCGATCATAGACTGTTTGAAATAA